The Acidobacteriota bacterium genome has a segment encoding these proteins:
- the pheT gene encoding phenylalanine--tRNA ligase subunit beta has product MKISQDWIREYVAVDLPRQELVDKLTMIGWVPETVEEKGGDLVLDLETYANRPDTLGHLGVARELGALLGLPLVGKDWPVAELEEDTARAADVQIEAEALCPRYCGLVVRGVPVGPSPEWLQRRLEAMDLRPINNIVDVSNYVLFATGQPLHTFDFGRIGGGRIIVRRAKRGETLVDLDGRTLELEPEMLVIADESRPVALAGVIGGQASGITASTRDVFIESACFDPVSIRKTAKKLGLSTDASYRFERGTDIGFAPQAARMAASLLTQMGGRATRGLIDRYPRPPKPQTVRLRLRRIAELLGVVVPEDFVVDVLGRLGFSLEASAHHAWRVEVPTFRVDVSREADLVEEVARFYGYDRIPSQPTPVDSFPLAANRSRERQARVRRTLLGQGFDEVINWSFADPEREAAAAGGRTAVAIRNPISNRASVMRTTLLPGLLENGAWNLNRGLEGVHVFETGNVYYWGDEESHCENLHLGLLSTGLLPGAGLSEAARETDFFVVKGAVEAVLEALRFDPAVFEERDHPSFEPGRALAVLYKGQEVGHIGLLRAAFTAGASVERPVFAAEIDLAALFAKTPRPFGFVPVPKFPGAVRDLSILVDRGVAYGEIARILDKLDQPLLEGAELVDRFSGPPVPEGRVSLTVRLRFRHPERTLVAGEVDKAEQEIIGRLKAALDIQLREG; this is encoded by the coding sequence ATGAAGATCAGCCAGGACTGGATCCGCGAGTACGTCGCCGTCGACCTGCCCAGGCAGGAGCTCGTCGACAAGCTGACCATGATCGGCTGGGTCCCCGAGACCGTCGAGGAGAAGGGCGGCGACCTCGTCCTCGACCTCGAAACCTACGCCAACCGGCCGGACACGCTCGGCCACCTCGGCGTGGCCCGCGAGCTCGGGGCCCTGCTCGGCCTGCCCCTCGTCGGGAAGGACTGGCCGGTCGCCGAGCTCGAGGAGGACACGGCCCGGGCCGCCGACGTCCAGATCGAGGCCGAGGCGCTCTGCCCCCGGTACTGCGGCCTGGTCGTCCGCGGCGTCCCGGTCGGGCCGTCGCCCGAGTGGCTGCAGCGCCGCCTCGAGGCCATGGACCTGCGGCCGATCAACAACATCGTCGACGTCTCGAACTACGTCCTCTTCGCCACCGGCCAGCCCCTGCACACCTTCGACTTCGGCCGGATCGGCGGCGGCCGCATCATCGTCCGCCGGGCCAAGCGCGGCGAGACGCTGGTCGACCTCGATGGCCGGACGCTGGAGCTCGAGCCGGAGATGCTGGTCATCGCCGACGAGAGCCGCCCCGTGGCCCTGGCCGGCGTCATCGGCGGCCAGGCCTCCGGCATCACCGCGTCGACCCGCGACGTCTTCATCGAGAGCGCCTGCTTCGACCCGGTCAGCATCCGCAAGACGGCCAAGAAGCTGGGGCTTTCGACCGACGCCTCCTACCGCTTCGAGCGCGGGACGGACATCGGCTTCGCGCCGCAGGCCGCCCGCATGGCCGCGTCGCTCCTGACGCAGATGGGCGGCCGGGCCACCCGCGGACTCATCGACCGCTATCCCCGGCCGCCGAAGCCCCAAACGGTCCGGCTGCGCCTGCGCCGGATCGCCGAGCTCCTCGGCGTCGTCGTGCCCGAGGACTTCGTCGTCGACGTCCTGGGCCGGCTGGGCTTCAGCCTGGAGGCCTCCGCCCACCATGCCTGGCGCGTCGAGGTGCCGACCTTCCGCGTCGACGTCTCGCGCGAGGCCGACCTGGTCGAAGAGGTGGCCCGCTTCTACGGCTACGACCGCATCCCCTCGCAGCCCACGCCCGTCGATTCGTTCCCCCTGGCCGCCAACCGGTCCCGGGAGCGGCAGGCCCGCGTCCGCCGGACCCTGCTCGGCCAGGGCTTCGACGAGGTCATCAACTGGAGCTTCGCCGACCCGGAGCGGGAAGCCGCCGCGGCCGGCGGCCGGACGGCCGTGGCCATCCGGAACCCGATCTCCAACCGTGCCTCGGTCATGCGCACGACCCTGCTCCCCGGCCTCCTCGAGAACGGCGCCTGGAACCTCAACCGCGGCCTCGAGGGCGTCCATGTCTTCGAGACGGGGAACGTCTATTATTGGGGCGACGAGGAGTCGCACTGCGAGAACCTCCACCTCGGTCTGCTCTCGACCGGGCTCCTGCCCGGGGCGGGCCTGTCGGAGGCCGCCAGGGAGACCGACTTCTTCGTCGTCAAGGGCGCCGTCGAGGCGGTCCTCGAGGCCCTGCGCTTCGACCCGGCCGTTTTCGAGGAGCGCGACCACCCGTCGTTCGAGCCCGGCCGGGCCCTGGCCGTCCTTTATAAGGGCCAGGAAGTCGGTCACATCGGCCTGCTGCGGGCCGCGTTCACGGCCGGCGCGTCGGTCGAGCGGCCCGTTTTCGCCGCCGAGATCGACCTCGCGGCCCTGTTCGCGAAGACGCCGCGGCCGTTCGGGTTCGTCCCCGTGCCCAAGTTCCCGGGCGCCGTCCGCGACCTGTCCATCCTGGTCGACCGGGGGGTCGCGTACGGCGAGATCGCCCGGATCCTCGACAAGCTCGACCAGCCCCTGCTCGAGGGCGCCGAGCTCGTCGACCGGTTCTCGGGGCCGCCCGTGCCCGAGGGCCGGGTCAGCCTGACCGTCCGGTTGCGCTTCCGCCATCCCGAGCGGACGCTGGTGGCCGGGGAAGTCGACAAAGCCGAACAGGAGATCATCGGCCGCCTCAAGGCCGCTCTGGATATCCAACTCAGGGAGGGGTAA
- the pheS gene encoding phenylalanine--tRNA ligase subunit alpha, with the protein MKDRIEEVRKAFEAAAPQAGDAKSLEELRTAFLGRKRGHITLLFEALKSAPAEEKREAGRLVNELKQAVVEGLEALEGQARTAVRPARAIDLTLPGRKRYVGRPHPLTLFQEEIERIFLGMGFSIEEGPEIETDYYNFEALNFPPYHPARDKWDTLFIKGDLLLRTHTSPVQVRVMERSKPPIRIICPGRVFRRETPDPTHLPMFLQVEGLVVDQGVTFANLKGTLEHFLRALFGEKVKVRFRPSYFPFTEPSAEVDIECLVCSGRDPNCRVCGGTGWKEILGSGMVDPQVLKNVNIDPEKYSGWAFGLGVDRTAMFAFGIPEMRYFYENDLRFLRQFGTK; encoded by the coding sequence CTGAAGGACCGGATCGAGGAGGTCCGGAAGGCGTTCGAGGCGGCCGCCCCGCAGGCTGGCGATGCCAAGTCCCTCGAGGAGCTTCGCACGGCCTTCCTGGGCCGCAAGAGGGGACACATCACGCTCCTCTTCGAGGCCTTGAAGTCCGCCCCGGCGGAGGAGAAGCGCGAGGCCGGCCGGCTCGTCAACGAGCTCAAGCAGGCCGTCGTCGAAGGCCTCGAGGCGCTCGAGGGCCAGGCCCGGACGGCCGTCCGCCCGGCCCGGGCGATCGACCTGACGCTGCCCGGCCGGAAGCGGTACGTCGGCCGGCCCCACCCGCTGACCCTCTTCCAGGAGGAGATCGAGCGCATCTTCCTCGGCATGGGCTTCTCCATCGAGGAAGGGCCCGAGATCGAGACGGATTATTACAACTTCGAGGCCCTGAACTTCCCGCCCTACCACCCGGCCCGCGACAAGTGGGACACGCTCTTCATCAAGGGCGACCTGCTCCTGCGGACCCACACCTCGCCCGTCCAGGTCCGGGTCATGGAGCGGTCCAAGCCCCCGATCCGCATCATCTGCCCCGGCCGGGTCTTCCGCCGCGAGACGCCGGACCCGACCCACCTGCCGATGTTCCTGCAGGTCGAGGGGCTGGTCGTCGACCAGGGCGTCACCTTCGCCAACCTCAAGGGCACGCTGGAGCACTTCCTCCGGGCCCTCTTCGGCGAGAAGGTCAAGGTCCGCTTCCGGCCCAGCTACTTCCCCTTCACCGAGCCCTCGGCCGAGGTCGACATCGAGTGCCTCGTCTGCTCGGGCCGCGACCCGAACTGCCGCGTCTGCGGCGGCACGGGCTGGAAGGAGATCCTCGGCTCGGGCATGGTCGACCCGCAGGTCCTCAAGAACGTCAACATCGACCCGGAGAAGTATTCCGGCTGGGCCTTCGGCCTGGGCGTCGACCGCACGGCCATGTTCGCCTTCGGCATCCCCGAGATGCGCTATTTCTACGAGAACGACCTGAGGTTCCTCAGGCAATTCGGGACCAAATGA
- the rplT gene encoding 50S ribosomal protein L20, giving the protein MARVKRSTKRRDRRRKVLGLAKGYFGAKSRNYRTAKEAVEKSLLYAYRDRRAKKRDFRSLWIVRIKAGAVANGTSYSRFIKGLKDLGIGLDRKILADLAVNAPETFAHLVRMTKAPAA; this is encoded by the coding sequence ATGGCACGCGTGAAACGCAGCACCAAACGGCGCGACCGCCGCAGGAAGGTCCTCGGCCTGGCCAAGGGCTACTTCGGCGCCAAGAGCCGCAATTACCGCACCGCCAAAGAGGCGGTGGAGAAGTCCCTGCTCTACGCCTACCGCGACCGGCGGGCCAAGAAGCGCGACTTCCGCAGCCTCTGGATCGTCCGCATCAAGGCCGGGGCCGTGGCCAACGGCACATCCTACAGCCGCTTCATCAAGGGCCTGAAGGACCTCGGCATCGGCCTCGACCGCAAGATCCTGGCGGACCTGGCCGTCAACGCCCCCGAAACGTTCGCCCACCTGGTCCGGATGACGAAGGCCCCGGCGGCGTAG
- the rpmI gene encoding 50S ribosomal protein L35: MPKLKTHKGAQKRFKVTEKKKFRHAQANKKHILTKKASKRKRQLGKSAEASKADRGILKTMLPYDL, translated from the coding sequence ATGCCAAAGTTAAAAACCCACAAGGGAGCCCAAAAGCGGTTCAAGGTCACGGAGAAGAAAAAGTTCCGGCACGCCCAGGCGAATAAGAAGCACATCCTGACCAAGAAGGCGTCCAAGCGCAAACGCCAGCTGGGCAAGTCGGCCGAAGCGAGCAAGGCCGACCGCGGGATCCTCAAGACCATGCTCCCGTACGATCTGTGA
- the infC gene encoding translation initiation factor IF-3 yields MFKRHGFYPAVAKAKPHRTNEMIPAREVRVIDENRQALGVMPTGQAVQMARDRGLDLVEIAPGADPPVCKITDYGKFLYEEHKKDHEAKRHQKQIQIKEIKFRPKISIHDYDFKMKHVKRFLGEGNKVKITVMLRGREKQKPELGLQVLDRVLGDVKDLATQDGSARRMDWAVSALLVPTKVGGKDAKVKNPQGSPKAVQGHGEEKVPARPGE; encoded by the coding sequence ATTTTCAAGAGACACGGATTCTATCCCGCGGTCGCCAAGGCCAAGCCCCACCGGACGAACGAGATGATCCCCGCCCGCGAGGTCCGGGTCATCGACGAGAACCGTCAGGCCCTCGGGGTCATGCCCACGGGCCAGGCCGTCCAGATGGCCCGGGACCGCGGCCTCGACCTCGTCGAGATCGCGCCGGGGGCCGATCCCCCGGTCTGCAAGATCACCGACTACGGCAAGTTCCTGTACGAAGAGCACAAGAAGGACCACGAGGCCAAGAGGCACCAGAAGCAGATCCAGATAAAAGAGATCAAGTTCCGGCCCAAGATCAGCATTCACGACTACGACTTCAAGATGAAGCACGTCAAGCGCTTTCTCGGGGAAGGCAACAAGGTCAAGATCACGGTCATGCTGCGCGGCCGCGAGAAGCAGAAACCGGAGCTCGGACTGCAGGTCCTGGACCGGGTCCTCGGCGACGTCAAGGACCTGGCCACGCAGGACGGCTCCGCGCGAAGGATGGATTGGGCCGTGTCAGCCCTGCTGGTCCCCACCAAGGTAGGAGGAAAAGATGCCAAAGTTAAAAACCCACAAGGGAGCCCAAAAGCGGTTCAAGGTCACGGAGAAGAAAAAGTTCCGGCACGCCCAGGCGAATAA
- the thrS gene encoding threonine--tRNA ligase, whose product MSEKTHIPIEVLRHSAAHLLAQAVLELYPETKTGIGPAIETGFYYDFLRDTPFTPEDLDKIEARMKEIARENIPVERLVLAKDEAVRVFEEKGQPLKVELIREKGDATVTVYRQGPFADFCLGPHVPSTGVLAHVKLLSVSGAYWKGDEKGPQMQRIYGTVFPTAQELADHLRMLEEARKRDHRRLGAELDLFSTNEVLGAGLILWHPKGARIRSIIEQHWRERHWAGGYDILYTPHIGRATLWETSGHLGFYKDSMYAPMEIDEQPYYIKPMNCPFHIQIYKSRMRSYRDLPLRWAELGTVYRYERSGTLHGLLRVRGFTQDDAHIFCTPGQIEDEILRVLDFSVSILADFGFTDNKIELSVRDPRNLGKYAGSDAMWRQAEASLVKALETRGYPYERMEGEAVFYGPKIDIKIKDAIGRFWQCTTIQFDFNMSERFGMTYVGEDGQEHRPYMVHRALLGSLERFFGVLVEHYNGSFPLWLAPVQAVILPIAERHEAYARAFDERLRAAGLRSTVDLSREKVGKKIREAETQKVPLILVVGDKEVERGSAALRVHGQGDKGEIDAARFLERALELNRQKSLVVNF is encoded by the coding sequence ATGAGCGAGAAGACACATATTCCGATCGAGGTCTTGCGCCACAGCGCGGCGCACCTGTTGGCCCAGGCCGTCCTGGAGCTCTACCCGGAGACCAAGACCGGCATCGGCCCGGCCATCGAGACCGGCTTCTACTACGACTTCCTGCGCGACACCCCCTTCACGCCCGAGGACCTGGACAAGATCGAGGCCCGCATGAAGGAGATCGCCCGGGAGAACATCCCGGTCGAGCGGCTCGTCCTGGCCAAGGACGAGGCCGTCAGGGTGTTCGAGGAGAAGGGCCAGCCGCTCAAGGTCGAGCTCATCCGCGAGAAGGGCGACGCCACGGTGACCGTTTACCGCCAGGGGCCGTTCGCTGATTTCTGCCTCGGCCCCCATGTCCCCTCGACCGGCGTCCTGGCCCACGTCAAGCTGCTCTCGGTCTCCGGCGCTTATTGGAAGGGCGACGAGAAGGGCCCGCAGATGCAGCGCATCTACGGCACGGTCTTCCCGACCGCCCAGGAGCTGGCCGACCATCTCCGAATGCTCGAGGAGGCCAGGAAGCGCGACCATCGCCGCCTGGGGGCGGAGCTCGATCTCTTCAGCACCAACGAGGTCCTCGGGGCCGGGCTCATCCTCTGGCACCCCAAGGGGGCCCGGATCCGGTCCATCATCGAGCAGCACTGGCGCGAGCGCCACTGGGCCGGCGGATACGATATCCTCTATACCCCGCATATCGGACGGGCGACCCTCTGGGAAACCTCGGGGCACCTCGGCTTCTACAAGGACAGCATGTACGCGCCGATGGAGATCGACGAGCAGCCGTACTACATCAAGCCGATGAACTGCCCGTTCCACATCCAGATCTACAAGTCCCGGATGCGCTCGTACCGGGACCTGCCCCTGCGCTGGGCCGAGCTCGGCACCGTCTACCGCTACGAGCGCAGCGGCACCCTGCACGGCCTGCTGCGCGTCCGCGGCTTCACCCAGGACGATGCCCACATCTTCTGCACCCCCGGGCAGATCGAGGACGAGATCCTGCGGGTCCTCGACTTCTCCGTCTCCATCCTGGCCGACTTCGGCTTCACCGACAACAAGATCGAGCTGTCGGTCCGCGACCCCAGGAACCTGGGCAAGTACGCCGGCTCGGACGCCATGTGGCGCCAGGCCGAGGCTTCGCTGGTCAAGGCCCTCGAGACCCGCGGCTATCCCTACGAGCGGATGGAGGGCGAGGCCGTCTTCTACGGGCCGAAGATCGACATCAAGATCAAGGACGCCATCGGCCGCTTCTGGCAGTGCACGACCATCCAGTTCGACTTCAACATGTCCGAGCGCTTCGGCATGACCTACGTCGGCGAGGACGGCCAGGAGCACCGGCCCTACATGGTCCACCGGGCCCTGCTCGGCTCGCTCGAGCGCTTCTTCGGCGTCCTCGTCGAGCACTACAACGGAAGCTTTCCCCTGTGGCTGGCCCCCGTCCAGGCCGTCATCCTGCCGATCGCCGAGCGCCACGAGGCCTACGCCAGGGCCTTCGACGAGCGGCTCCGGGCCGCCGGCCTGCGCTCGACGGTCGACCTCAGCCGGGAGAAAGTCGGCAAGAAGATCCGCGAAGCGGAAACGCAGAAGGTCCCGCTCATCCTGGTCGTCGGCGACAAGGAGGTCGAGCGCGGCTCGGCCGCCCTGCGCGTCCACGGCCAGGGGGACAAGGGCGAGATCGACGCGGCCCGCTTCCTCGAGCGGGCCCTCGAACTCAACCGCCAAAAAAGTCTCGTCGTGAATTTCTAG